A region of Catenibacterium mitsuokai DNA encodes the following proteins:
- a CDS encoding XTP/dITP diphosphatase: MKEIVVATTNKGKLKEISAMLEKLGIEVKSIKDVLGYNPDIEETGTTFTENAVIKAETVMNMIHMPTLADDSGLEVDALDKQPGIYSSRFMGEDTSYDIKNQWIIDAVKDKEDKTARFVCAMALAIPDEETKTFLGTFEGKINDCIDGENGFGYDPIFYYPPLKKTSAVMTMEEKNKVSHRAKALKALYDYLEEEHK; encoded by the coding sequence ATGAAAGAAATCGTAGTTGCAACAACAAACAAAGGGAAACTTAAAGAGATTTCCGCAATGTTGGAAAAGTTAGGGATTGAAGTAAAGTCTATTAAAGATGTATTAGGTTATAATCCTGATATTGAAGAAACAGGGACTACTTTTACTGAAAACGCAGTGATTAAAGCTGAAACAGTGATGAATATGATTCATATGCCTACTCTTGCAGATGATTCTGGTTTAGAAGTAGATGCATTAGATAAACAGCCTGGTATTTATTCTTCTCGTTTTATGGGTGAAGATACAAGTTATGATATTAAGAATCAGTGGATTATTGATGCTGTAAAGGATAAAGAAGATAAGACAGCACGTTTCGTATGTGCGATGGCTTTGGCTATTCCTGATGAAGAAACAAAGACTTTCTTAGGTACTTTTGAAGGAAAAATCAATGATTGTATTGATGGTGAAAATGGCTTTGGTTATGATCCTATTTTCTATTATCCACCATTAAAGAAGACTTCTGCAGTGATGACTATGGAAGAAAAGAATAAAGTCTCTCATCGTGCAAAGGCATTAAAGGCTTTATATGATTATTTAGAGGAGGAACATAAATAA
- a CDS encoding tRNA (cytidine(34)-2'-O)-methyltransferase encodes MNHVVLVHPAIPQNTGNIMRTCAATHTPLHIIKPTGFKLNDPRMKRAVMDYFDHLTFKVYENFEEFEKENPGIYHFFTRYSKKVYSEDDFKQEGEHYLFFGHEHDGIPHDILKKYIDDCVRIPMYGDSRSLNLSNTVAIGVYEALRQQGYPDLSTVEVQKGEDFLYNEEI; translated from the coding sequence ATGAATCATGTTGTATTAGTACATCCTGCGATTCCACAAAATACAGGTAATATTATGAGAACATGTGCAGCGACACATACACCTTTACATATTATTAAACCTACAGGGTTTAAGTTAAATGATCCAAGAATGAAAAGAGCGGTTATGGATTATTTTGATCACCTCACTTTTAAGGTTTATGAAAACTTTGAAGAGTTTGAAAAAGAGAATCCTGGTATTTATCATTTCTTTACACGTTATTCTAAAAAAGTATATAGTGAAGATGATTTTAAACAGGAAGGTGAACATTATCTTTTCTTTGGTCATGAGCATGATGGTATTCCTCATGATATCTTAAAGAAGTATATCGATGATTGTGTACGTATTCCTATGTATGGAGATTCACGTAGTTTGAACTTATCTAATACTGTAGCCATTGGTGTTTATGAAGCATTAAGACAGCAGGGTTATCCTGATTTATCTACAGTAGAGGTTCAAAAGGGAGAAGACTTCTTATACAATGAAGAAATTTAA
- a CDS encoding co-chaperone GroES, with the protein MLKPLNKNIVLKKEEVENKTASGIILTTETKSLPTVGEVVAVGPQCENDLKEKDRVVFKEYSGTKVKLDGVEYIVIDEKDVLACIE; encoded by the coding sequence ATGTTGAAACCTTTAAATAAGAATATCGTATTAAAGAAAGAAGAAGTAGAAAATAAGACAGCTAGTGGTATTATTCTCACTACTGAGACAAAGAGTCTTCCTACTGTTGGAGAAGTTGTGGCTGTAGGTCCACAATGTGAAAATGATTTAAAAGAAAAAGATCGTGTTGTATTCAAGGAATACTCTGGTACAAAAGTTAAACTTGATGGTGTTGAATATATTGTGATAGACGAGAAAGATGTTCTCGCATGTATTGAATAG
- a CDS encoding TIGR01906 family membrane protein, producing the protein MKKFKGILLTVCLTFLIIDCAILLVTFVPVLYPSSLIASNIGVSEKIVRESYMTIIHYLSLFSHKALSTPAFPMTKNTAFHFYEVKVLMNRLEVIGLVVLIGTIYLIYSTVKENDYRPFKWAGFTTLGLVFIVGGTAYVDFDGAFTMMHHILFNNNYWLINPDIDPIINIFPESYFVTLGIALFSLIGIGVLINLGIYFKHINCINTNK; encoded by the coding sequence ATGAAGAAATTTAAAGGTATTCTTTTAACTGTATGTTTGACTTTTTTGATTATTGATTGTGCTATTCTCTTAGTCACATTTGTGCCTGTACTCTATCCTTCTTCATTAATAGCCTCTAATATTGGGGTAAGTGAAAAGATAGTAAGAGAAAGCTATATGACGATTATCCACTATTTAAGTCTATTCTCACATAAAGCACTTTCTACTCCTGCATTTCCTATGACTAAAAATACAGCTTTTCATTTTTATGAAGTGAAGGTATTAATGAATCGTTTAGAAGTGATTGGGTTAGTGGTACTGATTGGAACTATTTATCTCATCTATTCTACAGTCAAGGAGAATGATTATAGACCTTTTAAATGGGCAGGATTCACTACTTTAGGACTCGTATTTATTGTAGGTGGAACAGCCTATGTTGATTTTGACGGGGCATTTACTATGATGCATCATATCCTTTTCAACAATAACTACTGGCTGATCAATCCTGATATTGATCCTATTATCAATATCTTTCCAGAAAGTTATTTTGTGACATTAGGAATTGCGCTATTTAGTTTAATTGGAATAGGTGTTCTTATTAATTTAGGTATATATTTCAAACATATTAATTGCATTAATACAAATAAATGA
- the aroE gene encoding shikimate dehydrogenase, which yields MKNTITGYTGLYGVVANPIKHSFSPMMHNTAFQTLGINDVYLAFEVTKDQLDDYITSVKTLPIKGYNISMPYKQDMMKYMDELTTQARLAKSINTVKNENGKLIGHITDGEGFVMACRNKGWGIAKHKIVVLGAGGAASAIIISLALAGAKEIVVYNRSDKPFIKELNEKLDCPITLKKIDQESIKEDLKDTYLLVNTTSVGMAPHPEGCIIESADMLPDGLKVADIIYNPKETKLLSYARQRGLDYMNGERMIVYQGACSFKFWTGKDMPIHEVKVALGMEESE from the coding sequence ATGAAAAATACAATTACTGGATATACAGGTTTATATGGGGTTGTCGCAAATCCTATTAAACATTCTTTTTCACCAATGATGCATAATACTGCATTTCAAACATTAGGTATTAATGATGTTTATCTTGCATTTGAAGTGACTAAAGATCAGTTAGATGATTATATTACGTCTGTTAAGACATTACCTATTAAAGGATACAATATTTCTATGCCTTATAAACAGGATATGATGAAATATATGGATGAACTCACAACACAGGCAAGACTTGCGAAGAGTATCAATACGGTAAAGAATGAGAATGGTAAACTCATTGGTCATATTACTGATGGAGAAGGTTTTGTGATGGCCTGCCGAAATAAAGGATGGGGTATTGCGAAACATAAGATTGTAGTGCTTGGTGCTGGTGGTGCAGCAAGTGCAATTATTATTTCTCTTGCATTAGCAGGTGCTAAGGAAATTGTGGTTTATAATCGTTCTGATAAACCATTTATTAAAGAACTTAATGAGAAATTAGATTGCCCTATTACTTTAAAGAAAATTGATCAGGAAAGTATTAAGGAAGACTTAAAGGATACTTATCTATTAGTCAATACAACAAGTGTTGGTATGGCACCTCATCCTGAAGGATGTATTATTGAGAGTGCTGATATGTTACCTGATGGTTTAAAAGTAGCTGATATTATTTATAACCCTAAGGAAACAAAGCTATTAAGTTATGCAAGACAAAGAGGTCTTGATTATATGAACGGAGAACGTATGATTGTCTATCAGGGTGCATGTTCTTTTAAGTTCTGGACTGGAAAGGATATGCCTATCCATGAAGTCAAAGTAGCGTTAGGAATGGAGGAAAGTGAATGA
- the chbG gene encoding chitin disaccharide deacetylase, whose amino-acid sequence MIKKLIINADDFGMCEGNSLGILLAHEQGLVSSTTVMMNMPYALWALEKAKAYPNLGIGVHLTLTAGKPLLPGKKSYTDEEGNFLRPSAYEDEFPDGEPEEVYEEWKAQIEAFIAHTGHLPTHLDSHHYVHMEHRQLEVIKRLAKEYNLPIRQTRYVDGNYFPARCEFYKDGVSFETFKEICSTEGYDTVELVCHPALVDERLMNVSSYNMNRIKELELLKSDAFKQFIKDHDIQIITYADIKNN is encoded by the coding sequence ATGATTAAGAAATTAATTATTAATGCTGATGATTTCGGTATGTGTGAAGGAAACTCCCTAGGTATCCTTCTTGCACACGAGCAGGGACTTGTAAGTTCCACTACAGTGATGATGAATATGCCATATGCTTTATGGGCCCTCGAGAAGGCGAAGGCATATCCAAATTTAGGAATAGGTGTTCATTTAACACTCACTGCAGGTAAACCATTATTACCTGGCAAGAAAAGCTATACAGATGAAGAGGGAAACTTCCTAAGACCAAGTGCTTATGAAGATGAATTCCCAGATGGAGAACCAGAGGAAGTTTATGAAGAATGGAAAGCACAGATTGAAGCTTTTATCGCACACACAGGACATCTTCCTACACATCTAGATTCTCATCACTATGTCCATATGGAACATAGACAATTGGAAGTCATCAAGCGTCTTGCCAAGGAATATAACCTTCCTATCAGACAAACAAGATATGTGGATGGAAACTACTTCCCAGCACGTTGTGAATTTTATAAAGATGGTGTAAGCTTTGAAACATTCAAAGAAATCTGTTCAACAGAGGGCTATGATACAGTAGAACTTGTTTGTCATCCTGCTTTAGTTGATGAAAGACTCATGAACGTATCTAGTTACAATATGAATCGTATCAAGGAATTAGAATTACTTAAGAGTGATGCATTCAAACAGTTCATCAAGGATCACGATATTCAGATTATAACTTACGCAGACATAAAAAATAATTAG
- the rnjA gene encoding ribonuclease J1 translates to MSVNNTEKKKTFKPHRSKRRFPSTHHNVKTQGTKIFALGGLNEVGKNTYCIECNDEMIIIDAGVKFASEGLPGIDYVIPDYTYLRKNNKKIKGLFITHGHEDHIGGIPFLLRLVNIPFIYASPLACAMIRRKLEEHHLTHVTKMIPITHESSIKTKYFNIGFFNTNHSIPESMGIIVNTPDGRIIETGDFKFDLSPVANPADYQIMSFLGETGVDLLMSDSTNAEVPTFSISEKTVASQVQEEFRKTEGRIIVATFASNIHRVQQIVEAAVKFNRKILVYGRSMVNNIDVARKMGYIKCPDRFFIKNDEARHLPDNEILILCTGSQGEALAALNRIANGTHRQIKIKPGDTVLFSSNPIPGNQSSVSRLINKLYRSGARVLENSMISNLHTSGHASQEEQKLMMLLTKPKYFFPIHGEHKMLCIHKKLYEEVGGQADHAFVLSNGDCLCLKDHEVFQTRGVHADDIYVDGNDLTGLSTAVLHDRQILSEDGMVAVLISMDSHAGILLHKPVIMSRGFVYMKDSKPMIYGAEMAVDRKLRALLQEKTTFGEIKNTIRETLTTYFYTKTKRRPMIIPVIMNKK, encoded by the coding sequence ATGTCAGTCAATAATACTGAAAAGAAAAAGACATTCAAACCTCATCGTTCTAAAAGAAGATTCCCTTCAACACATCATAATGTTAAAACACAAGGGACAAAAATATTCGCATTAGGCGGTTTGAATGAGGTTGGTAAGAATACTTACTGCATTGAATGCAATGATGAAATGATTATTATTGATGCAGGTGTTAAGTTTGCATCTGAAGGTCTTCCTGGGATTGATTATGTTATTCCAGATTATACTTATTTAAGAAAGAATAATAAAAAGATCAAGGGATTGTTTATTACACATGGTCATGAAGACCATATTGGTGGTATTCCTTTCTTATTAAGACTAGTGAATATTCCATTTATTTATGCTTCACCATTGGCTTGTGCCATGATCAGAAGAAAACTAGAGGAGCATCATCTCACTCATGTGACTAAGATGATTCCTATTACTCACGAAAGTTCTATCAAAACTAAATATTTTAATATTGGTTTCTTTAATACTAACCATTCTATTCCTGAATCTATGGGAATTATTGTGAATACACCTGACGGACGTATTATAGAAACAGGTGACTTTAAGTTTGACTTATCTCCTGTAGCAAATCCTGCTGATTATCAGATTATGAGTTTCTTAGGTGAAACAGGTGTTGATTTATTAATGAGTGATAGTACAAATGCTGAAGTACCTACATTCTCTATTAGTGAAAAGACAGTGGCTTCACAAGTACAAGAAGAATTCAGAAAAACTGAAGGACGTATTATTGTTGCAACATTCGCATCTAATATACATAGAGTACAGCAGATTGTAGAAGCAGCTGTTAAGTTTAATCGTAAGATTCTTGTATATGGACGTTCAATGGTCAACAATATTGATGTTGCAAGAAAAATGGGTTATATCAAATGTCCTGATCGTTTCTTTATTAAGAATGATGAAGCAAGACATCTTCCTGATAATGAAATCTTGATTCTATGTACTGGATCTCAAGGTGAAGCACTTGCGGCCTTAAATAGAATTGCGAATGGTACACATCGTCAAATTAAGATTAAGCCTGGGGATACAGTGTTATTCTCATCTAACCCTATTCCAGGTAACCAGTCTTCTGTATCACGTTTAATTAATAAATTATATCGTTCTGGGGCAAGAGTTCTTGAAAACTCTATGATCAGTAACCTTCATACTTCAGGACATGCATCTCAGGAAGAACAGAAACTGATGATGTTATTGACTAAGCCTAAGTACTTCTTCCCTATTCATGGTGAACACAAGATGCTTTGTATTCATAAGAAATTATATGAAGAAGTAGGCGGACAGGCTGATCATGCATTTGTATTAAGTAATGGGGATTGCTTATGCTTAAAAGATCATGAAGTATTCCAGACAAGAGGTGTACATGCAGATGATATTTATGTAGATGGTAATGATTTAACTGGTTTATCTACTGCAGTATTACATGACCGTCAGATTTTAAGTGAAGATGGTATGGTTGCAGTTCTTATTAGCATGGATTCACATGCTGGTATTTTACTTCATAAGCCAGTCATCATGAGCCGTGGATTTGTATACATGAAAGATAGTAAGCCTATGATTTATGGTGCTGAAATGGCTGTAGATCGTAAGCTACGTGCTTTATTACAGGAAAAGACAACATTTGGAGAAATTAAGAATACAATTAGAGAAACATTAACAACTTATTTCTATACTAAGACAAAGAGAAGACCGATGATTATTCCTGTCATCATGAATAAGAAATAA
- a CDS encoding metallophosphoesterase: MKKQKIIRTGILAIIVLALVLFGGYTCLFSRTHYSFSRINYSSSLLPDGFKGFKIANLSDVHITTSKDIDRLEQIVDEIEDQSYDMVVFTGDLYEGKPIEDTKVQKILKKLQPGYGKFAVLGDEDHAHADEVTNILNEGGFEVLNNSTRTIHYRNSSFILYGQSLNSQEDIPDYDGFVLTLSHYPDSFIQNKGHTQLQLSGHSNGGTIWFPGIGPLVKCKNAITYNHGTYTENNSELIVSNGIAPRKNYHFKVLCENEIIMITFE; the protein is encoded by the coding sequence ATGAAGAAACAGAAAATTATTCGTACTGGTATTCTTGCTATTATTGTCTTAGCATTGGTGTTGTTTGGTGGTTATACATGTCTCTTTTCTAGAACACATTATTCTTTTTCAAGAATAAATTATAGTTCTAGTTTGTTACCTGATGGTTTTAAAGGTTTCAAGATTGCCAATTTATCCGATGTCCACATTACTACATCTAAGGATATTGATCGTCTTGAACAGATTGTAGATGAGATTGAAGATCAAAGTTATGATATGGTTGTTTTTACTGGTGATTTGTATGAAGGCAAACCTATTGAAGATACAAAAGTACAGAAAATCTTAAAGAAGCTTCAGCCTGGATATGGTAAGTTTGCAGTATTAGGTGATGAAGATCATGCCCATGCTGATGAAGTGACTAATATCCTTAATGAGGGTGGATTTGAAGTATTAAACAATAGTACACGTACAATTCATTATCGTAATAGTTCTTTTATCCTTTATGGACAGTCTCTTAACAGCCAGGAAGATATTCCTGATTATGATGGTTTTGTCCTTACTTTAAGTCATTATCCTGATAGTTTTATTCAAAACAAAGGACATACACAATTACAGTTATCTGGACATAGTAATGGCGGTACCATCTGGTTCCCAGGTATTGGACCACTTGTAAAATGTAAAAATGCAATCACTTATAATCATGGCACTTATACAGAAAATAATTCTGAACTTATTGTAAGTAACGGTATTGCGCCACGTAAGAACTATCATTTTAAAGTATTATGTGAAAATGAAATTATTATGATTACATTCGAGTAG
- the groL gene encoding chaperonin GroEL (60 kDa chaperone family; promotes refolding of misfolded polypeptides especially under stressful conditions; forms two stacked rings of heptamers to form a barrel-shaped 14mer; ends can be capped by GroES; misfolded proteins enter the barrel where they are refolded when GroES binds), with product MSKEIRFSSDARQSMLKGVNTLADAVSVTLGPKGRNVVLEKSYGSPLITNDGVSIAKEIELEDHFENMGAKLVYEVANNTNDIAGDGTTTATILARDMIVNGMKQVEKGANPVLMREGIERASKAVAEVLLKNSHKVETSRDIASVATISSSNSHIGELIAQAMDKVGRDGIINVDESNSFDDELEVNEGMQYDKGYVSPYFVSDTDKMEVEMDNPLILVTNQKITNLQEILPVLEQVLKANKPLLLIAEDYENEAISSLVLNKLRGAFNVVATKAPGFGDKQKEMLEDIAVLTGAKFYNKDLNMKLSDLTIEDLGTIKKVIVKKDNTTLIGHSSSEAVNNRVEELKTQLTHTKSDYEKKTLKERIGKLSNGVATIKVGATTEAELKEKKLRIEDALNATKAAVDEGIVVGGGAALVEAYEELKNQVRDTNVDIQKGINVVMNSLFAPLTQIAINAGYDEEEIVSIQKTAEKDFGFDAKTGDWVNMFETGIIDPTKVTRSALLNAASISALFLTTEAGVAELPKKEEPQQPVMPQGGMY from the coding sequence ATGAGTAAAGAAATACGTTTTTCTAGTGATGCACGTCAATCAATGTTGAAAGGTGTGAATACTCTTGCTGATGCAGTGAGTGTTACACTTGGTCCTAAAGGTAGAAATGTAGTATTAGAGAAGAGTTATGGTTCTCCTTTAATTACGAACGATGGTGTTTCTATTGCCAAGGAAATAGAGTTAGAAGATCATTTTGAAAACATGGGTGCAAAACTTGTATATGAAGTAGCCAATAATACAAATGATATTGCAGGTGATGGTACAACAACTGCCACAATTCTTGCAAGAGATATGATTGTGAATGGTATGAAGCAGGTTGAAAAAGGTGCAAACCCTGTACTTATGAGAGAAGGTATTGAAAGAGCCTCTAAAGCAGTGGCTGAAGTATTATTAAAGAATTCTCATAAAGTAGAAACAAGCAGGGATATTGCATCTGTAGCCACTATTTCTTCTTCTAATAGTCATATTGGTGAATTGATTGCTCAGGCTATGGATAAGGTTGGTAGAGATGGTATTATCAACGTAGATGAATCTAATAGTTTTGATGATGAATTAGAAGTGAATGAAGGTATGCAGTATGATAAGGGTTATGTATCTCCTTATTTTGTAAGTGATACAGATAAGATGGAAGTAGAAATGGATAACCCATTGATCTTAGTCACTAATCAGAAGATTACTAATTTACAGGAAATCCTTCCAGTACTTGAACAGGTATTAAAGGCTAATAAACCATTATTACTTATTGCTGAAGATTATGAGAATGAAGCGATTTCTTCTCTTGTATTGAATAAGTTAAGAGGTGCCTTTAATGTTGTAGCAACTAAGGCTCCAGGATTTGGTGATAAACAGAAAGAAATGTTGGAAGATATTGCAGTATTAACTGGTGCTAAATTCTACAACAAAGATCTTAATATGAAGCTTTCTGATTTAACTATTGAAGATCTTGGTACAATCAAGAAAGTGATTGTAAAGAAAGACAATACGACTCTTATTGGTCATAGTTCAAGTGAAGCAGTGAATAACCGTGTTGAAGAATTAAAGACACAATTAACTCATACTAAGAGTGATTATGAAAAGAAGACTCTAAAAGAACGTATTGGTAAATTATCTAACGGTGTTGCAACAATTAAAGTCGGTGCTACAACTGAAGCAGAATTAAAAGAAAAGAAATTAAGAATTGAAGATGCTCTCAATGCGACTAAGGCCGCTGTAGATGAAGGTATCGTTGTTGGTGGTGGTGCTGCGTTAGTAGAAGCCTATGAAGAATTAAAGAATCAGGTCAGAGATACGAATGTAGATATCCAGAAGGGTATTAACGTAGTTATGAATTCTTTATTTGCGCCTCTTACTCAGATTGCAATCAATGCTGGTTATGATGAAGAAGAAATTGTATCTATCCAGAAGACTGCTGAAAAGGACTTTGGATTTGATGCAAAGACAGGTGACTGGGTCAATATGTTCGAAACAGGTATTATTGATCCTACTAAAGTCACTCGTAGCGCATTATTAAATGCGGCTAGTATTTCAGCCTTGTTCTTAACAACTGAAGCAGGTGTGGCAGAACTTCCTAAGAAAGAAGAACCACAACAGCCTGTTATGCCACAAGGTGGCATGTATTAA
- a CDS encoding lysylphosphatidylglycerol synthase transmembrane domain-containing protein: protein MKTKKSYILNIALILVISGISLYLSVGSEVSTVFKTITTAHPFWLFILCFIMFMYYIFDGLATMIFARFYKKDFTLKEGFVNGLVGTLFSGLTPSSSGGQFAQVFVFNNQGISPAISTSILLMCFISYQIVIMGFTAVIMIVDSSYFLDKGVGVSSMATVGFLINAVVTLLLFAGAKSKKFQNFIVDKVVYLLSKTPLINDYESTCFRIQNYFSEFREQMNVLQKNKKALLQTVLCNVVKLTIIYSTPFFSCLALGIKVPVTLFVQFLGLASIINLINTFLPIPGASGGSEGCYMILFGFLGRANASSSMFLWRFFSFYFGLILGMITFIVAKDTKRKDD, encoded by the coding sequence ATGAAAACAAAGAAGAGCTATATCTTGAATATTGCGTTAATTCTTGTGATTAGTGGTATTTCTTTATATTTATCAGTAGGTTCTGAAGTTTCTACTGTATTTAAGACAATTACAACAGCGCATCCCTTCTGGCTATTCATCTTATGTTTCATCATGTTTATGTATTATATATTTGACGGACTGGCTACTATGATCTTTGCGCGTTTCTATAAAAAAGACTTTACTCTCAAAGAAGGTTTTGTGAATGGACTTGTAGGTACTTTGTTTAGTGGTTTAACACCTTCTTCTTCTGGAGGACAATTTGCCCAGGTGTTCGTATTTAATAACCAAGGCATCTCTCCTGCAATATCTACAAGTATATTACTCATGTGCTTTATTAGTTATCAAATAGTGATCATGGGCTTTACAGCTGTGATTATGATAGTGGATTCATCCTACTTCCTTGATAAAGGTGTTGGTGTATCTTCTATGGCAACCGTAGGATTTCTTATTAATGCAGTTGTCACTCTTCTATTATTTGCCGGAGCTAAAAGTAAGAAGTTCCAGAACTTTATAGTAGATAAAGTCGTTTATCTACTGTCTAAAACTCCACTTATAAATGATTATGAATCGACATGCTTTAGAATCCAGAATTATTTCAGTGAATTTAGAGAACAGATGAATGTACTACAGAAAAATAAAAAAGCATTATTACAGACAGTATTATGTAATGTAGTGAAACTTACAATCATTTACTCTACACCATTCTTTTCTTGTCTTGCTTTAGGAATAAAAGTACCAGTTACCCTATTTGTACAGTTCTTAGGACTTGCATCCATTATTAATCTTATTAATACATTCCTCCCTATTCCTGGTGCATCAGGTGGCAGTGAAGGATGTTATATGATCTTATTTGGTTTTCTTGGTCGAGCTAATGCCTCTAGTTCTATGTTCTTATGGCGTTTCTTCTCTTTCTATTTTGGATTAATACTTGGTATGATCACATTTATCGTTGCGAAAGATACAAAACGAAAAGACGATTAA
- a CDS encoding aminotransferase-like domain-containing protein has translation MRYADKMKNVKKSAIRSVMADASENGTVDYISFASGFPDPEAIPQEKLEEVGHKILQEKTYEVLQYGSAQGYTGLIESSKSFINKHECICTSDDDIIITTGSQQGLDLVSKIFCDEGDYVVVENPSYLGALNSFKCNGAKLLGVSLEEDGVNLKELEEAFKKGPKVFYTIPNFQNPTGVTTSLEKRKEIYNLAVKYDVVILEDNPYGYLRITGEEVPSIKSLDQDHRVVYAASLSKIISPGMRTGIICASKDIISKLFMAKQSGDNHTNNLSQYMMDAFLRETDMDVHIKHLQSLYAKKCNFMLEMIKKYFHPSIHVIEPEGGMFIWFDLPDGVSMPEFVHASIKKHVAIVPGNEFMVDSTKPCQSIRMNFSAASMGNIEKGIQILGELTYQFCK, from the coding sequence ATGAGATACGCAGATAAGATGAAAAACGTAAAAAAATCCGCCATTAGAAGTGTCATGGCTGATGCAAGTGAGAATGGTACTGTTGACTATATTAGTTTTGCGAGTGGATTCCCTGATCCAGAAGCTATTCCACAGGAGAAACTAGAAGAAGTAGGACATAAGATTCTTCAAGAAAAGACTTATGAAGTTTTGCAGTATGGCTCTGCGCAGGGTTATACAGGTTTAATAGAATCTTCTAAATCATTCATTAATAAGCATGAATGTATATGTACAAGTGATGATGATATTATTATTACAACAGGATCACAGCAGGGATTAGATCTTGTGTCTAAGATATTCTGCGATGAAGGAGATTATGTTGTAGTAGAGAACCCAAGCTATTTAGGTGCTTTAAACTCATTTAAATGTAATGGGGCAAAGCTGCTTGGTGTTTCTTTAGAAGAAGATGGTGTAAATCTAAAAGAACTAGAAGAAGCCTTTAAGAAAGGACCAAAGGTATTCTATACAATTCCTAACTTCCAGAATCCTACCGGAGTCACAACATCTCTAGAAAAAAGAAAAGAAATCTATAACCTTGCAGTAAAGTATGATGTAGTTATTCTAGAAGATAACCCTTATGGTTATTTACGTATTACAGGCGAAGAAGTCCCTTCTATTAAATCTTTAGATCAAGACCATCGTGTTGTTTATGCAGCCAGTCTTTCTAAGATTATCTCACCTGGTATGCGTACAGGAATCATCTGTGCAAGTAAAGATATTATCTCTAAGCTATTTATGGCTAAACAATCAGGAGATAATCATACAAACAATCTTTCACAATATATGATGGATGCATTCTTGAGAGAAACAGATATGGATGTACATATTAAACATTTGCAGTCTCTTTATGCAAAGAAATGTAATTTCATGTTAGAGATGATCAAGAAGTATTTCCATCCTTCTATTCATGTCATTGAACCAGAAGGTGGTATGTTTATATGGTTTGATTTACCTGATGGAGTCAGTATGCCAGAATTCGTTCATGCTTCTATTAAGAAGCATGTAGCCATCGTACCAGGTAATGAATTCATGGTAGATAGTACTAAGCCATGTCAATCTATTCGTATGAACTTCTCAGCGGCTTCTATGGGGAATATCGAAAAAGGTATTCAGATTTTAGGAGAACTAACATATCAATTCTGCAAGTAA